One stretch of Methyloversatilis sp. RAC08 DNA includes these proteins:
- a CDS encoding DUF1631 family protein: MSAVPLPKQTAVPPERGRVISDCRDFTIRRLRDSLRGMLEKIEEDLVARAEAELDRDQRNLYMFTCGKARQQWAGIEQTFIDHLTRYFDARVRGEPIESSRSAVPTSLDELSLVGEDDLTQDLAVHELTRKLKEHCDEELFGVEQRLGSLLGKTDPTDQDNPLGTEGVAKALRAACEEVDASVQMRLVLLQSLESQISRELSKLYQDLNVRLQRQNVLPGLRRGFRRHAGSRSAVAGVPHGQGVSAAGDQAGMASSGFAPSAGGQGGFPAIGGAHEAGLTASMPGFGMSSVDGGFGEQAAFGAAAEADGDIYAMLSQLVQGQMAAQGIALPSIGAAGANPAGLASPFVFEALSALQSDADLSVPAAASYNLGIPPNLLRNFRTSELGRHLGQFDAITVDIVAMLFDLIFDDADIADPIKALVGRLQIPLVKVAMLDRSFFSSKAHPARRLLDLISNSMMRWGRDVGHEDPLYIKLAEIVDRILRDFDRDLSLFEACSEDLRAFVIELEADETQRAEAAALIASAREQERLRREDARRAADDEIDDRLRKPLPGVVQSLLDGVWRRLLRKHVDTGPDAAVDYQQALATIDELIWSVQAKADADERRTLVVALPGLLRRLNQGFDLAGAHPADKLMLLNGLFDLHAQWLKPGAATAPPAVEQWVPEAYSANDDVPAPEVVSEHVEQDGLELNDISLNLPSPLDIQEQDRVFELKRGDWIEFRQADGSFVRMRLNWVSPQRGIYLFTNPGSTRATSIAPDALALQLANGEARVVNSEPMFDRAVSQALGQQRVR, translated from the coding sequence ATGAGCGCTGTACCCCTGCCGAAACAGACTGCCGTACCGCCCGAACGAGGGCGGGTGATCAGCGACTGCCGGGATTTCACGATCCGGCGCCTGCGTGATTCGCTGCGCGGCATGCTCGAAAAAATCGAAGAAGATCTGGTCGCGCGCGCCGAGGCGGAGCTCGACCGTGACCAGCGCAACCTCTACATGTTCACCTGCGGCAAGGCGCGCCAGCAGTGGGCCGGCATCGAACAGACCTTCATCGACCACCTGACCCGCTATTTCGACGCGCGTGTACGTGGCGAGCCGATCGAATCATCACGATCTGCAGTACCGACGTCGCTGGACGAACTCAGCCTGGTGGGCGAAGACGATCTGACGCAGGATCTGGCCGTTCACGAACTGACCCGCAAGCTGAAGGAACATTGCGACGAGGAACTGTTCGGCGTCGAACAGCGTCTGGGCTCGCTGCTCGGCAAGACGGATCCGACCGATCAGGACAACCCGCTGGGTACCGAAGGCGTCGCCAAGGCGCTGCGGGCGGCCTGCGAAGAAGTCGATGCCAGCGTACAGATGCGCCTGGTGCTCCTGCAGTCGCTCGAATCGCAGATTTCACGCGAACTTTCAAAGCTTTACCAGGACCTGAACGTAAGGCTGCAGCGGCAGAACGTGCTGCCGGGCCTGCGTCGCGGTTTTCGCCGCCACGCCGGTTCGCGCTCCGCCGTTGCGGGCGTGCCGCATGGGCAGGGCGTCAGCGCAGCCGGTGATCAGGCAGGCATGGCCAGCAGCGGTTTTGCACCGTCCGCCGGCGGACAGGGCGGCTTTCCTGCAATCGGCGGCGCGCACGAAGCGGGCCTCACCGCATCGATGCCCGGTTTCGGCATGTCGTCGGTCGATGGCGGCTTCGGCGAACAGGCTGCGTTTGGCGCCGCCGCGGAGGCAGACGGCGACATCTACGCCATGCTGTCGCAACTGGTCCAGGGCCAGATGGCAGCGCAGGGCATCGCGCTGCCGTCAATCGGCGCTGCCGGAGCGAATCCGGCCGGGCTTGCGTCACCCTTCGTGTTCGAGGCGCTCAGCGCGCTGCAGTCCGACGCCGACCTTTCGGTGCCGGCGGCTGCGTCCTACAACCTCGGGATTCCGCCCAATCTGCTGCGCAATTTCCGCACCTCCGAGTTGGGCCGCCACCTCGGACAGTTCGATGCGATTACGGTCGACATCGTCGCCATGCTGTTCGACCTCATCTTCGACGACGCCGATATCGCCGATCCGATCAAGGCGCTGGTCGGCCGGCTGCAGATTCCGCTGGTCAAGGTGGCCATGCTGGATCGCAGCTTCTTCTCCAGCAAGGCACATCCGGCGCGCCGACTGCTCGACCTGATTTCCAATTCGATGATGCGCTGGGGGCGCGACGTCGGTCACGAAGACCCCCTTTACATCAAGCTGGCTGAAATCGTTGACCGCATTCTGCGCGATTTCGATCGCGATCTGAGCCTGTTCGAGGCCTGCAGCGAAGACCTGCGCGCCTTCGTCATCGAGCTCGAGGCAGACGAGACGCAACGTGCCGAAGCAGCAGCACTGATCGCCAGCGCGCGCGAGCAGGAACGGCTGCGCCGTGAAGATGCGCGGCGCGCCGCTGACGACGAAATCGACGACCGGCTGCGCAAGCCGCTGCCCGGTGTGGTGCAAAGTCTGCTCGATGGCGTATGGCGCCGACTGCTGCGCAAGCATGTCGATACCGGTCCGGACGCGGCGGTCGATTACCAGCAGGCACTCGCCACAATCGACGAACTGATCTGGAGCGTGCAGGCCAAGGCCGACGCGGATGAGCGCCGCACTCTGGTGGTTGCGCTGCCCGGCTTGCTGCGCCGTCTCAACCAGGGCTTCGACCTGGCTGGTGCGCATCCGGCCGACAAGCTGATGCTGCTCAACGGCCTGTTCGACCTGCACGCGCAGTGGCTCAAACCCGGTGCGGCGACAGCCCCCCCGGCGGTCGAACAGTGGGTGCCGGAGGCTTATTCCGCGAATGACGATGTGCCGGCGCCTGAAGTGGTCAGCGAGCATGTCGAACAGGATGGACTGGAGCTCAATGACATTTCGTTGAATCTGCCGTCACCGCTCGACATCCAGGAGCAGGACCGCGTATTCGAACTCAAGCGCGGCGACTGGATCGAGTTCCGCCAGGCCGATGGCAGTTTCGTGCGCATGCGCCTGAACTGGGTCAGCCCGCAACGCGGCATCTACCTGTTCACCAATCCCGGTTCGACGCGGGCGACCTCGATCGCACCCGACGCGCTCGCACTGCAACTGGCCAACGGCGAGGCACGCGTGGTCAACAGTGAGCCAATGTTCGACCGGGCGGTCAGTCAGGCGCTCGGCCAGCAACGCGTGCGCTGA
- a CDS encoding alpha-hydroxy acid oxidase, translated as MPAPRCIADYRELARARLHPELWHYLDDGRDTPCGRANRAAFDAAPLMPRPLTDVRGGHTRVELFGEWLAHPMLLAPLAYQRLYHPDGEQASAMAANAQDGQMVISSLASQPFDAIVRAAERAPWFQLYWQGSREATHRLLDRAIAAGIRAVMFTVDAPVKQTALALPAQVGAVNLDAPARPVAIGDGQSQVFDGWMAQAPTWDDLAWLRDRTKLPLLLKGVLHPDDAMQAVQRGCDGLVVSNHGGRVLAGAPASLSLLPTIVSAVGPGVPVLLDSGIDSGSDVHRALAAGARAVLIGRPCIWGLAGNGALGVAHVIRLLRDELEQSMALCGHATLAAIAGRSG; from the coding sequence ATGCCCGCGCCGCGTTGCATCGCCGACTACCGAGAACTGGCGCGCGCGCGCCTGCACCCAGAGCTGTGGCACTACCTCGACGACGGCCGCGACACGCCGTGCGGGCGTGCGAACCGCGCAGCCTTCGACGCCGCGCCACTGATGCCGCGCCCGCTGACCGACGTGCGCGGCGGCCATACCCGCGTCGAACTGTTCGGCGAGTGGCTCGCACACCCCATGCTGCTCGCCCCGCTCGCCTATCAGCGCCTGTATCACCCGGATGGCGAGCAGGCGAGCGCGATGGCGGCGAATGCACAGGACGGGCAGATGGTCATCAGCTCGCTGGCCAGCCAGCCGTTCGATGCCATCGTCCGTGCTGCCGAGCGCGCGCCGTGGTTCCAGCTTTACTGGCAGGGCAGCCGCGAGGCGACGCACCGGCTGCTTGATCGTGCGATCGCTGCCGGCATCCGCGCAGTGATGTTCACGGTCGACGCGCCGGTCAAGCAGACGGCACTGGCGCTGCCGGCGCAGGTCGGTGCGGTCAATCTCGATGCACCCGCCCGCCCGGTCGCCATCGGCGACGGCCAGAGTCAGGTGTTCGACGGCTGGATGGCGCAGGCGCCGACCTGGGACGACCTGGCCTGGCTGCGCGACCGAACGAAACTACCCCTGCTGCTCAAGGGCGTGCTGCACCCGGACGATGCCATGCAAGCGGTTCAACGGGGCTGCGACGGGCTCGTCGTATCCAACCACGGCGGGCGCGTGCTGGCCGGCGCTCCGGCCAGCCTGTCACTGCTGCCGACCATCGTGTCGGCCGTAGGGCCGGGTGTGCCGGTGTTGCTGGACAGCGGCATCGACAGCGGCAGTGATGTGCACCGCGCACTGGCCGCCGGCGCACGGGCGGTGCTGATCGGCCGCCCGTGCATCTGGGGGCTGGCCGGCAACGGTGCGCTCGGCGTCGCGCACGTCATCCGGCTGTTGCGCGACGAGCTGGAACAGAGCATGGCGCTGTGCGGCCACGCGACCCTGGCGGCTATCGCAGGAAGGTCCGGCTGA
- a CDS encoding TonB-dependent receptor: MKKRSQDITSSRDSASQVKAGAALDLRGRTLLPLGAALMAGGLSFAAQAADATPKSKVLPEVSVEGQAPPPYKAEVLSSPKRPQAIQDIPQTVQVLTEDMLEIQGTKTLRDALRNVTGISFQAGEGNPPSGDQLKIRGFSARDDILVDGVRDTGVFFRDPFNVETIEVTKGPASAFAGRGSSGGTINQVSKAPSLKQKREIEAGFGTDSLYRITADINQPLESIRGAFRLNLMSHQNDQPGRDDVENKRFGIAPSIAFGLGTPTRFTLSYMYMRQDNRPDSGLPNARNTSLRNSGFGGKVAPVNYSNYYGHSTDYQDLETHQATFKFEHDFNDKVSIRNQLRYGHTSNDSIFSSPRFSPGGLTTINANTLVVGNQKPRDQDNELLINQTDLTFKFMTGAIRHHLVTGLELAREDSENKRRLDANGPATNLLNPQLRAATPIAYNGTRAQLDLETTALYVSDIITLTPQWDINAGLRWDRVKTKVRALNDGRVPGYSQDLSRTDTEVSGNVGLIFRPVPTLSLYAGYGSSFDPSGRAEIVQLAGGNNNLPVSPADFNLKPERTRSYEVGAKWNALGESLLIHGALFRTERFNGRTRGPADVATVLNGVQEVQGIELSATGRVTPRLNLFAGYTFQDSEVKKSNDPVQLGQALDNTPRHTFNAWATYQLTNDLSVGGGVQYVDSRNTIIASSASTDLVVVVDDYWLFDAVALYQVSKDMKLRLNVYNLMDEKYLFEVQSGQSIPGAGRSAVLSAIYAF, encoded by the coding sequence ATGAAAAAGCGATCGCAAGACATCACATCCTCCCGAGACAGCGCAAGTCAGGTAAAGGCAGGGGCGGCACTCGATCTGCGGGGCCGTACCCTGCTGCCGCTGGGCGCGGCGCTGATGGCGGGCGGCTTAAGCTTTGCTGCGCAGGCCGCCGACGCAACGCCGAAAAGCAAGGTGCTGCCGGAAGTGAGCGTCGAGGGCCAGGCTCCCCCGCCCTACAAGGCCGAAGTGCTGTCGTCGCCGAAGCGGCCGCAGGCGATTCAGGACATTCCGCAGACGGTGCAGGTGCTGACCGAAGACATGCTGGAAATCCAGGGCACGAAAACCCTGCGTGATGCGCTGCGCAACGTGACCGGCATCAGCTTTCAGGCCGGCGAAGGCAATCCGCCGTCTGGTGACCAGCTCAAGATCCGCGGCTTTTCGGCGCGCGACGACATTCTGGTCGACGGTGTGCGCGACACTGGCGTGTTCTTCCGCGATCCATTCAACGTCGAAACCATCGAGGTGACCAAGGGCCCGGCGTCGGCATTTGCCGGTCGCGGTTCGTCCGGCGGCACGATCAATCAGGTGTCGAAGGCGCCTTCGCTGAAGCAGAAGCGCGAAATCGAGGCCGGCTTCGGCACCGACAGCCTGTATCGCATCACCGCCGACATCAATCAGCCGCTCGAAAGCATCCGTGGTGCTTTCCGGCTGAACCTGATGTCGCACCAGAACGACCAGCCCGGTCGCGACGACGTCGAGAACAAGCGCTTCGGCATCGCGCCGTCGATCGCCTTCGGCCTTGGCACGCCCACCCGCTTCACGCTGAGCTATATGTATATGCGGCAGGACAACCGGCCGGATTCGGGCCTGCCGAATGCACGCAATACGAGCCTGCGCAATTCCGGGTTTGGCGGCAAGGTGGCGCCGGTCAACTACTCGAATTACTACGGTCACAGCACCGACTACCAGGACCTGGAAACCCATCAGGCCACCTTCAAGTTCGAGCACGACTTCAACGATAAGGTCAGCATCCGCAACCAGTTGCGCTACGGGCACACGAGCAACGATTCGATCTTCTCGTCGCCGCGCTTTTCGCCCGGTGGCCTGACGACCATCAACGCGAATACGCTGGTGGTCGGCAACCAGAAGCCGCGTGATCAGGACAATGAGCTGCTGATCAACCAGACCGACCTGACCTTCAAGTTCATGACCGGCGCCATCCGCCATCACCTCGTGACCGGCCTGGAACTGGCGCGCGAAGACAGCGAGAACAAGCGCCGTCTGGATGCCAACGGTCCGGCGACCAACCTGCTGAACCCGCAGTTGCGCGCGGCGACGCCCATTGCCTACAACGGCACGCGCGCGCAGCTCGATCTGGAAACCACGGCGCTGTATGTATCCGACATCATCACGTTGACGCCGCAATGGGACATCAATGCCGGGCTGCGCTGGGACCGCGTGAAGACCAAGGTGCGGGCGTTGAACGACGGCCGCGTACCGGGATACAGTCAGGATCTGTCGCGCACCGATACCGAGGTGTCGGGCAATGTCGGCCTCATCTTCCGTCCCGTCCCGACGCTGAGCCTGTACGCCGGCTATGGCAGTTCCTTCGATCCGTCAGGCCGGGCCGAAATCGTGCAGCTGGCTGGAGGCAACAATAATCTGCCGGTCAGCCCGGCCGATTTCAACCTGAAGCCGGAGCGCACGCGCAGCTATGAAGTCGGCGCGAAGTGGAACGCGCTAGGCGAATCGCTGCTGATCCACGGTGCGCTTTTCCGGACCGAACGCTTCAACGGTCGTACGCGGGGACCCGCAGATGTCGCGACCGTTCTAAATGGCGTGCAGGAGGTTCAGGGGATCGAGCTGTCGGCCACCGGCCGTGTCACCCCGCGTCTGAACCTGTTCGCCGGCTATACCTTCCAGGACAGCGAGGTGAAGAAATCGAACGATCCGGTGCAGCTCGGGCAGGCGCTTGACAACACGCCGCGCCACACCTTCAATGCGTGGGCGACCTACCAGCTGACCAATGACCTGAGCGTCGGTGGCGGCGTGCAGTATGTCGATTCGCGAAACACCATCATCGCCAGCAGCGCCAGCACCGACCTTGTTGTCGTTGTTGATGACTACTGGCTGTTCGATGCGGTGGCGCTTTACCAGGTGAGCAAGGATATGAAGCTTCGGCTCAACGTGTACAACCTGATGGACGAAAAGTACCTGTTCGAGGTGCAGAGCGGCCAGAGCATTCCGGGGGCAGGCCGTTCGGCCGTGCTGTCGGCGATCTATGCCTTCTGA
- a CDS encoding DMT family transporter, whose translation MLMLAALFCFAVLDTTGKYLSQRYPVGVLVWARYLVPAIVLGAVLYPRMGRDIVVTARWRLQIVRAALLAGVSFLIMGGLRTIPMAEGTSLFFITPLIVTLLAGPVLGERVTGAHWLLALFGFSGVLLIARPDGDLPLVPVLMLLAGSLLYALYQLATRTLAPTERPLTTLFYTALIGAGISSVALPAAAHSEMPGWQDTLLVLSLGVSGMAGHFLLIRAMAFAPASTLSPLIYVQLVWATLMGWLVFGDLPGASAIGGAAIIVTSGLLSAWLAHRR comes from the coding sequence ATGCTGATGCTGGCGGCCCTGTTCTGCTTCGCCGTACTGGATACGACCGGCAAATACCTGTCGCAGCGCTATCCGGTCGGCGTACTGGTCTGGGCGCGCTACCTGGTGCCCGCCATCGTGCTGGGCGCCGTGCTGTACCCGCGCATGGGTCGCGACATCGTGGTCACCGCGCGCTGGCGGCTGCAGATCGTGCGCGCGGCACTGCTGGCCGGCGTGTCCTTCCTGATCATGGGCGGCCTGCGCACGATTCCGATGGCGGAAGGCACGTCGCTGTTCTTCATCACGCCGCTTATCGTCACGCTGCTGGCCGGTCCGGTGCTGGGCGAGCGCGTGACCGGCGCACACTGGCTGCTCGCACTGTTCGGCTTTTCCGGCGTGCTGCTGATCGCCCGCCCGGACGGCGACCTGCCGCTGGTGCCGGTGCTCATGCTGCTGGCCGGCTCGCTGCTGTATGCGCTGTACCAGCTGGCGACGCGCACGCTTGCGCCGACCGAGCGGCCGCTGACCACCTTGTTCTACACCGCGCTGATCGGCGCCGGGATCTCCTCCGTTGCGCTGCCGGCGGCTGCCCACAGTGAAATGCCAGGCTGGCAGGACACCCTGCTCGTGCTGTCGCTCGGCGTGTCCGGCATGGCCGGCCATTTCCTGCTGATCCGCGCGATGGCGTTCGCGCCGGCATCGACGCTGAGCCCGCTCATCTATGTGCAGCTGGTCTGGGCGACGCTGATGGGCTGGCTGGTGTTCGGCGACCTGCCGGGTGCCAGTGCGATCGGCGGCGCCGCCATCATCGTGACCAGCGGATTATTGAGTGCCTGGCTGGCGCACCGACGCTGA
- the pdeM gene encoding ligase-associated DNA damage response endonuclease PdeM, with translation MLQIEIAGESLTLLAERALWWPAQSTLLIADAHFGKGLTFRARGVAVPSGTSDDTMDRLAILLARTGATRVVFLGDLLHAREAREPALMATLAGLRAPGVEWVLVRGNHDLHAGVPAELGLTVVDEPWRMAPFALCHHPDAQPGHYVLAGHVHPALRVEAGGDRLRLPCFAFGPDVGLLPAFGSFTGHMTLAPDAGMRCFVAAADRVLEVPHASARRRGRA, from the coding sequence ATGCTGCAGATCGAGATTGCCGGCGAATCGCTGACGCTGCTCGCCGAACGTGCGCTGTGGTGGCCGGCGCAGTCCACCCTGCTGATCGCTGACGCACATTTCGGCAAGGGCCTGACGTTCCGCGCGCGCGGCGTCGCCGTGCCTTCGGGCACCAGCGACGATACGATGGACCGGCTGGCCATCCTGCTTGCCCGCACCGGCGCCACGCGCGTGGTGTTTCTCGGCGACCTGCTGCACGCCCGCGAAGCACGCGAGCCGGCGCTGATGGCGACGCTGGCCGGGCTGCGCGCACCGGGCGTCGAGTGGGTGCTGGTGCGCGGCAACCATGATCTGCACGCCGGGGTACCGGCCGAACTGGGGCTGACCGTGGTCGACGAACCGTGGCGGATGGCGCCGTTCGCGCTGTGCCATCACCCGGATGCGCAACCGGGCCACTACGTGCTGGCCGGCCACGTCCATCCGGCGCTGCGGGTCGAGGCGGGCGGCGACCGGCTGCGTCTGCCCTGCTTCGCCTTCGGCCCGGACGTCGGCCTGCTGCCGGCCTTCGGCAGCTTCACCGGACACATGACGCTGGCGCCCGACGCCGGCATGCGCTGCTTCGTCGCTGCCGCCGACCGTGTGCTGGAAGTGCCGCATGCCTCGGCACGCCGGCGCGGCAGGGCCTAA
- a CDS encoding Fe2+-dependent dioxygenase: protein MLLTIDDLLQGDEVALVRALLSRAEWSSGALTAGTQAVTVKNNQQIAEDAPLLPELRRIVLAALNRSPLFFTAALPHRIVPPCFNRYADGADRYGAHIDNSMRALPDGNGYVRADVSATLFLSDPAEYDGGELVIEDTYGRHEVKLPAGSLVLYPSSSVHQVQPVTRGERIGCFMFIQSLVRDAEQRRLLFDLDMELLTLRQQLGETPSMVRLTGVYHNLLRRWGDT, encoded by the coding sequence ATGCTCCTGACGATAGATGACCTGCTGCAGGGCGACGAAGTCGCCTTGGTGCGCGCCCTGCTCTCCCGCGCCGAGTGGTCGAGTGGCGCGCTGACGGCCGGTACGCAGGCGGTCACCGTCAAGAACAACCAGCAGATCGCCGAAGATGCGCCGCTGCTGCCGGAGTTGCGGCGCATCGTGCTGGCGGCACTGAACCGCTCGCCGCTGTTCTTCACGGCGGCGCTGCCGCACCGCATCGTGCCGCCCTGCTTCAATCGCTATGCCGACGGCGCCGACCGCTACGGCGCGCACATCGACAATTCGATGCGCGCGCTGCCTGACGGCAATGGCTATGTGCGTGCCGACGTGTCGGCCACGTTGTTCCTGTCCGACCCGGCTGAATATGACGGTGGCGAACTGGTCATCGAGGATACCTACGGCCGGCACGAAGTGAAGCTGCCGGCCGGCAGTCTGGTCCTCTATCCGTCGTCGTCGGTGCATCAGGTGCAGCCGGTGACGCGCGGTGAGCGCATCGGCTGCTTCATGTTCATCCAGAGCCTGGTGCGCGACGCCGAACAGCGACGCCTGCTGTTCGATCTCGACATGGAATTGCTGACCCTGCGCCAGCAGTTGGGCGAAACACCCTCCATGGTCAGGCTGACCGGCGTGTATCACAACCTGCTGCGCCGCTGGGGCGACACCTGA
- the nadC gene encoding carboxylating nicotinate-nucleotide diphosphorylase, translated as MRENEQLSIEIQRNVSQALAEDVGTGDLTARLIPPGRAAQGLVTAREEAVLCGRDWFEACLRALDPKATVAWHVPEGEWVAPDQKLCEILSETRALLTAERAALNFVQLLSATATMTRRFVDAIGGTSARIVDTRKTLPGLRLAQKYAVRIGGGLNHRMGLYDGILIKENHIMAAGGIRPVLARARGIAPSNAFIQIEVETLAQLREALDAGATMVLLDNMSIDQMREAVAINDDRAELEASGGVDLDRVRAIAETGVDRISIGVLTKNVRAIDLSLRHVER; from the coding sequence ATGCGGGAAAATGAACAGCTGTCCATCGAAATCCAGCGCAATGTGTCGCAGGCGCTCGCCGAGGATGTCGGCACCGGCGACCTCACGGCGCGCCTGATTCCGCCCGGGCGTGCGGCGCAGGGGCTGGTGACGGCGCGTGAAGAAGCGGTGCTGTGCGGCCGCGACTGGTTCGAAGCCTGTCTGCGCGCGCTCGATCCGAAAGCGACGGTTGCCTGGCATGTGCCGGAAGGCGAATGGGTCGCACCGGATCAGAAGCTGTGCGAAATCCTGTCCGAAACCCGTGCGCTGCTGACCGCCGAACGTGCTGCGCTGAATTTCGTGCAGCTGCTGTCGGCCACGGCCACGATGACGCGTCGTTTCGTGGACGCGATAGGCGGTACGTCGGCGCGCATCGTCGATACGCGCAAGACCCTGCCCGGCCTGCGACTGGCGCAGAAGTACGCGGTGCGCATCGGTGGCGGGCTGAACCATCGCATGGGTCTGTACGACGGCATCCTGATCAAGGAAAACCACATCATGGCGGCCGGCGGCATCCGCCCGGTACTGGCGCGGGCACGCGGCATCGCACCGTCCAATGCCTTCATCCAGATCGAGGTGGAAACGCTGGCGCAGCTGCGCGAGGCGCTGGATGCCGGCGCCACCATGGTGCTGCTGGACAACATGAGCATCGACCAGATGCGCGAGGCGGTGGCGATCAATGACGACCGGGCAGAACTCGAAGCATCCGGCGGAGTGGATCTGGACCGGGTGCGTGCCATTGCGGAAACCGGTGTGGACCGCATATCGATCGGCGTGCTGACCAAGAACGTTCGTGCGATCGACCTTTCCCTTCGCCATGTCGAGCGCTGA
- a CDS encoding bifunctional ADP-dependent NAD(P)H-hydrate dehydratase/NAD(P)H-hydrate epimerase, translating into MSASPNALNTASLPALYSAEALRRIERHYAPRSSPRLMERAGATGAAKAMEIMGGRHGRVLVMCGPGNNGGDGFVIARQLRQTGFDVVVAYIGDEHAQATDAVSAWASWRAIGGVTLPRLPQGEYSLVVDALYGIGLTRPVEGEHATWIDAVNDMNCPVLAIDVPSGLNADTGRVLGRAIRASHTATMIALKPGLLTLDGPDHCGELSLHDLGLDCALVERPSGWQVGRALFDHLLRPRARNSHKGTNGNAVLIGGARGMAGAALLAGRAALKVGAGRVYVGMLDHAALPLDPEQPELMIRSPGEILTGDLATCVAIGPGLGQSPAALELMREAIATTATLVLDADALNLLSQHPDLAQAVHDRSAPTLLTPHPTEAARLLGSTTPQVQEDRIASACAIARRYHAATVLKGCGSVIALADGRWFINTTGNPGMASAGMGDVLTGLIAGLLAQGWPANLALIGGVHLHGLAGDRLVALGKGPNGLTAGEVIESARAAFNALIAGTDLQEVSHIPL; encoded by the coding sequence ATGTCAGCCAGCCCGAACGCCCTGAACACTGCCTCGCTGCCTGCGCTCTACAGCGCAGAGGCGCTGCGGCGCATCGAGCGGCACTATGCACCGCGCAGCTCGCCGCGCCTGATGGAGCGCGCCGGCGCGACCGGGGCGGCGAAGGCGATGGAAATCATGGGCGGCCGGCACGGCCGAGTGCTCGTCATGTGCGGGCCGGGCAACAACGGCGGCGATGGCTTCGTGATCGCCCGCCAGCTGCGCCAGACCGGGTTCGACGTGGTCGTGGCCTACATCGGAGACGAACATGCGCAAGCCACCGACGCCGTATCGGCCTGGGCGTCCTGGCGCGCCATCGGCGGCGTCACGCTGCCGCGTCTGCCGCAGGGTGAATACTCGCTGGTGGTCGATGCGCTGTACGGCATCGGCCTGACCCGACCGGTCGAAGGCGAGCACGCGACCTGGATCGATGCCGTCAATGACATGAACTGCCCGGTGCTGGCCATCGACGTGCCGAGCGGATTGAATGCCGATACCGGCCGCGTGCTGGGTCGCGCCATCCGTGCATCGCACACGGCGACGATGATTGCGCTGAAACCCGGCCTGCTGACGCTGGACGGGCCAGACCACTGCGGCGAGCTGTCGCTGCACGATCTCGGACTTGACTGCGCGCTGGTCGAGCGGCCGTCCGGATGGCAGGTCGGCCGCGCGCTGTTCGACCATCTGCTGCGGCCGCGCGCACGCAACAGTCACAAGGGCACCAACGGCAATGCGGTGCTGATCGGCGGCGCGCGCGGCATGGCCGGCGCGGCGCTGCTGGCCGGGCGTGCTGCGTTGAAGGTCGGCGCCGGGCGCGTCTATGTCGGCATGCTCGACCATGCTGCATTGCCGCTCGACCCGGAGCAGCCTGAACTGATGATCCGCTCGCCAGGTGAAATCCTGACCGGCGATCTGGCGACCTGTGTCGCCATCGGTCCGGGCCTGGGGCAGAGCCCGGCGGCGCTCGAACTGATGCGCGAGGCGATTGCCACCACCGCCACGCTGGTGCTCGACGCCGACGCGCTGAATCTGCTGTCGCAACATCCGGATCTGGCGCAGGCGGTGCATGACCGCAGCGCGCCGACACTGCTCACGCCGCACCCGACAGAAGCGGCGCGCCTGCTCGGCAGCACGACGCCGCAGGTGCAGGAAGACCGCATCGCCTCGGCCTGCGCCATCGCGCGCCGCTACCACGCCGCCACCGTGCTCAAGGGCTGCGGCAGCGTGATCGCGCTGGCCGACGGACGCTGGTTCATCAACACCACCGGTAATCCGGGCATGGCGTCGGCCGGCATGGGCGATGTGCTGACCGGGCTGATCGCCGGCCTGCTGGCGCAGGGCTGGCCGGCCAATCTGGCGCTGATCGGCGGCGTGCATCTGCACGGTCTGGCCGGCGACCGCCTGGTCGCACTCGGCAAGGGACCGAACGGCCTGACCGCCGGCGAGGTGATCGAATCGGCACGCGCCGCCTTCAATGCGCTGATTGCCGGCACCGATCTGCAGGAAGTCAGCCATATCCCGCTCTGA
- a CDS encoding hydrolase, which yields MLIDRHGSSLLLIDMQERLLPAMDDAGRLLDNVVWMVRIAQRLSVPVSICEQNPKGLGATVQALRDLVPAQAIVPKMHFSCVTEGCLETVAGLQRPQVVICGTEAHICVLQSALDLQSSGKQVFVVADCIASRDPSNRLIALDRMRQQGVIVVSREMVAFEWLGAAGSDEFREISRTFLR from the coding sequence ATGCTGATAGACCGCCACGGATCATCGCTGCTGCTGATCGACATGCAGGAGCGGCTGCTGCCCGCGATGGATGACGCCGGACGCCTGCTCGACAATGTCGTGTGGATGGTGCGCATCGCGCAGCGCCTGTCGGTGCCGGTTTCGATCTGCGAGCAGAATCCGAAAGGTCTGGGCGCGACGGTGCAGGCGCTGCGCGATCTGGTACCGGCGCAGGCCATTGTGCCCAAGATGCATTTTTCCTGCGTCACCGAAGGCTGCCTGGAGACCGTAGCCGGACTGCAGCGGCCGCAGGTCGTGATCTGCGGTACCGAAGCGCACATCTGCGTATTGCAGAGCGCACTCGACCTGCAGTCCAGCGGCAAGCAGGTGTTCGTCGTCGCCGATTGCATCGCGTCACGCGACCCGTCCAACCGCCTGATCGCACTCGACCGCATGCGTCAGCAGGGTGTGATCGTGGTGTCGCGCGAAATGGTGGCGTTCGAATGGCTGGGCGCGGCAGGTTCGGACGAATTCCGCGAAATCAGCCGGACCTTCCTGCGATAG